The sequence CGCCTTCACAGATCGAGGCTTTCAAATTTTCGGATGGGACGGTCTGGACTGCCAGCGAGTTTAACGCAACACAGTTAGGATCGTACGATGCCAATACCTATGTCTTTGGCCGAGGAGATGGAGTAGATGCCATTGTCGATTTTGACTTCACCGCCGAACAGACAACAGATGTGCTGCAGATGAGAGCCGGGGTGTTGCCGGAGGATGTGATTGTCAACCGAGTGGGAGATGATCTTGTCCTTGGGCTTGCCGGTACGGCAGACCAGCTCACTATTGAGTCCTATTTTGCGTCGGTTTTTGTGGTCCCACCCTTTGCCAGCAGTGGACGGACGGTCCAGGCTTATCAGGTTGAGCTGATCCAATTTGCCGATGGCACATTCTGGGATGCCACGCTCATCGGTGGCATGGTGCCGACCCTCGGCACAGACGCGGACGATTTTCTCCTAGGAACCAGTCAGGACAACGAGATTTTAGGGCTTGGTGGTCATGATGCCTTGCTGGGACTTGAGGGGAATGACCAACTCGAAGGCGGGTCGGGCAACGACTATCTCGAAGGGAACGAGGGGACCGATCTTTTGGATGGCGGCACAGGCTTCGACACTCTGCGCGGCGGCGCCGGTCACGACACGTATTTTTTCAACATTGGCGATGGAATCGACACAATCATGGATGTAGCCACTGCCGGCGAGGGTAACCGGATTCAATTCGGTGTGGGCATTACGCAGGGTGATCTCAGGTTTGCCCACGACGAGAGTGAACAGACTCTTTCCATTCAAGTCGGCAGCAACGGAGCTGATCAGCTTGTGCTTATGAATTTCGATCCAACCGGCACCAATGGATCGCTTGTTGTCGGAACGCTTGGATTCGCAGACGGCACTGAAGTAGTGCTGACTCGGCTATTGGGGCCCAGGATCACGGTATCAGGGACAGACAACGGTGATGTCATTGGAGGTACTGTCGGCGATGACGGCATCGACGCTGGAAGTGGTGACGATACGGTCTATGGAAATGCCGGGAATGATCTCATCCTAGCCGGGGCTGGTATCGATTCAGTCGCGGGCGATGAAGGGGCTGACGTGATTTTCGGCGGGAGCGGGACCGACTATCTCTATGGTGGTGAGGGCGATGACGCGATCAATGGTGAAGAGGGCCACGACGTCGTCGTAGGCGATGCGGGGAATGATGCCCTCTCGGGCGGTGACGGTAATGACACACTGAACGGCGGTGCGGGTGCCGATCAACTCTCTGGCGGCGAGGGGGATGACACGTTGTATATCGATGCGGCCGATATTGTTGTCAGTGGCGGCGCGGGCTATGATGCCGTGACAGTGGTAGGGACCGAAGCGGTGATCTTTGACGCCGCCGGCGCAGAAGTGGAATTTGTGGCTGGAAACAGTGGAAACGATGTCGTTACGGCGGCGGGCAGTGTGACCGGGGTGACGTTCTATGGTGGCGAAGGAGACGATCACCTGATCGGTGGGGATGGGAACGATGTGCTGGTTGGGCAAGCCGGAGCTGATACGTTGACTGGTGGAAGCGGGAATGATGTGCTCAACGGAGGTAATGGAGACGATCACCTCAGCGGAGAGTTGGGGAACGATATGATCTATGGTGGAACCGGCAACGATCGGATTAGTGGCGGAGATGGCGACGACTCCGTGAGTGGTGAGGACGGAGTCGATACGATCCTTGGCGGAAGTGGCGGTGACTATCTCTCCGGTGGTGACGGAGATGACGTCATTAGCGGAGATGACGGCAATGATACGCTGGTCGGCCACACAGGAGACGATACGATTGCTGGGGGTGTTGGAAACGATTATCTGGCCGGAGGCACCGGAAATGATGTGTACCTCTTTACTGAGGGAGATGAGGTCGACACAATCTCAGAAGATGATGCAACCGTGGGGAATGCCGATCGTTTAGCATTCGGTACGGCAACCGAGCCATTAGACCTGATTCTCAGCAGACAGGCGAACGATTTGAGGGTGGCGATTCATGGCACTAGAGATCAGGTGGCCATTGAGAACTGGTATCTTGGTGAAGCCCATCATGTGGAGACGATCCAGGCCGGGAATGGGCAGGCGTTGTTCAATACGCAGGTCGATCAACTGATTCACGCTATGGCTGCATTCACAGAGCAAACTGGCTTGACTTGGGACCAGGCTATTGATCAGCGGCCACAGGATGTCCAAGCCGTCTTGACGGCGAGTTGGCAATAGATGCGTTAGTCGCTCGGCGGTTCAAAGTGTCCGGAGGGGCGCTGTTGCCAGGGCACGGTGGCTTGTCGAGATTGTTTCACCAAACTGCGGAGACTCATTTCAGCGGCACGCAAGAGTTTGGGATCGCCGGCTTGCATGAGCGTCGTCAAAAGAACATAGAGCGATCGATCTTCTTGCGATGCGGCTAGGATACGATCGGTTACCGGGTCGATGTGCGAAGGGTCCGGTGCATCACCCTCATCGGCGTCGGTGAACAGGTGTGTAAAGGATTGCGGCTCATCAAACAGCCACGATGGAGGGATATGAAGTGCTCCCGCGAAGGCTTCGATCATGCCGGCTGTGGGGTCCGTTAGGCCCGATTCGATCTGTTCAAGAAGCGAGGTGGGAATACTTGCTGCGTCTGATAATAACTCGACAGACTGGTTTTTTGAGTGTCTCCAACTCTGAATGCGTCGGCCGATGGACATGGACCAGATGATACACAAAGGGAGGTCGAGCTTCAATGAATCGCGATTAAGATTGTAAATTGATAATATGTTTCAATGTGTTATGTGGAGTTTTCGCTTGAGTGTCAAATCGAGTATAATACGCGCAAGTTTCTTGTGTTGAAGGAGGGAGCGATTTATGTTGGGAACAGATATTCGTGGCATCATGGCTGAAGAAGAAGAGGTTCAGCGTCGCCAAGACGCACTCAAGTCTCTCGTGACGATGAGGGCCAAGCAGCTTCGGGAATCGTTAGACGAGCGAATCAAGCGCGCAAGGAACAGCGGGGATTGGACCCAGCTTTCAAAGGAAGAATGCGCCAATTTGCACAAGCGAGAAAAGGCCCACCTGAAATCTCAGCTTGAACAGTTGCAGTTCGAACAAAGTCGTACGCGAGGAAAGCTGACGGCACTGAAGCGAGCCAAGGCTCGGGCCCAGCGGATTCGCGCCGCGGAAGCGGCGTCCGAACGTAGGCGCCGGTGATTGGCGGCTTTCTCCTTCTCAGTCTTATCCCTTTGGGAGCGATGTCGGGGCTCTAGTGGATGCAGTACCGCATCTCCGGGCCCTCACTCGCGCCCAGGGCTCTCTGATCCGACGGCTTATTCGCGATAAGCACGTCAGATCGCAAGAGGGAGCGTTTGTTGTCGAAGGAACCAAGTCCTGCCTGGATCTGATTGCTCGACACCCGCACGCTATTCGCAACCTGGTTCTGTCTCAAGGGTATCTCCGTGCTGAGATCGATGTAGATCGGCAGGTCCGATCCCAATTGCCCGCCTGTCAGTTTGTGTGTCCGGACACCGTGTTTGAAAAACTGACTGATGTTGCGATGCCGCAAGGGATGCTCGCGGTCGTCCGACAACCGCGATGGGACGAAGCGCAGGTGCTCAAACAGTCAAGAGTATTGGGAATCTATGCGGATCGACTTCAAGATCCAGCTAACGTGGGAACTATTATAAGGACAGCCGCGGCGCTGAATCTTTCCGGGGTATGGCTGAGCGCCGAGTGTGCCGATCCCTTCAGTCCAAAGGTTGTCCGTGCCACTGTCGGCTCGATTTTAAACCTTCCGGTTTTTGAGAGGTGTCAGTTTCGAACATTTTCCTCGTATCGATGCGAAATGTACTCGGCGATCCTCCCATCGGCTGATATAGTCCCTATCAGGGCCATTCAGAAAGTTCCGAATCGTCTCGTGATCGCCGTCGGAAACGAAGGGGTGGGGCTGCCCTCGGACGTCGTCGCGGCATCTCACGTGAAATTTTCCATTCCACTCGCAGAGGGGATGGAGTCGTTGAATGTTGCTGCGACGGCGGCGATCTCGTCATTTTATTTTAGCGGATTGCCGCTTGACTCCATGATGAAGAAGTAGAGAAACTTGAATGGGCCGCCGACATCTTTGAATAAGAGACGTCATCAGCCTACATATGGCTTTGTCTCTGTCGAGGTAGAGGGGTAGGAAACGACGATGGCATTGGTGCTCGCTCTCCTGTGTGGGATCAACATCGCGATTGGCGTCGGCACGGCTTCTGCCGAGCCTGCGGCGCAGGTCTATAGTCTGGAC is a genomic window of Candidatus Nitrospira kreftii containing:
- a CDS encoding hypothetical protein (conserved protein of unknown function), which encodes MSIGRRIQSWRHSKNQSVELLSDAASIPTSLLEQIESGLTDPTAGMIEAFAGALHIPPSWLFDEPQSFTHLFTDADEGDAPDPSHIDPVTDRILAASQEDRSLYVLLTTLMQAGDPKLLRAAEMSLRSLVKQSRQATVPWQQRPSGHFEPPSD
- a CDS encoding hypothetical protein (conserved protein of unknown function) — protein: MLGTDIRGIMAEEEEVQRRQDALKSLVTMRAKQLRESLDERIKRARNSGDWTQLSKEECANLHKREKAHLKSQLEQLQFEQSRTRGKLTALKRAKARAQRIRAAEAASERRRR
- a CDS encoding putative 23S rRNA methyltransferase RlmB yields the protein MDAVPHLRALTRAQGSLIRRLIRDKHVRSQEGAFVVEGTKSCLDLIARHPHAIRNLVLSQGYLRAEIDVDRQVRSQLPACQFVCPDTVFEKLTDVAMPQGMLAVVRQPRWDEAQVLKQSRVLGIYADRLQDPANVGTIIRTAAALNLSGVWLSAECADPFSPKVVRATVGSILNLPVFERCQFRTFSSYRCEMYSAILPSADIVPIRAIQKVPNRLVIAVGNEGVGLPSDVVAASHVKFSIPLAEGMESLNVAATAAISSFYFSGLPLDSMMKK